In Hyalangium gracile, the genomic window ACAGCGAGCGCTTGAGGTCCGCGGCGGCTCCCTCGGCGGGCTCGACGAGGAAGCGTGACAGGGTGACGGCACCACGCAGGACGGGCATGAGGCGCGGCACAATGAGGAGAGCAGATGCGTCAGTCAAGCTACCTGGGGTACGACACCTATCAGAGGGTGCACGGAAGCCGTGAAGCCCGGGCGGATTCTGCCTAGATTGCGCAGCCCTCAAGGCCAGTGACTGGAGAAAGACGTCCCCATGCGGCACAAGGTTTTCGCTCTCATCCATGAAACGCTCGCGGCGCTGAAGGCGGCCGGCACGCTCAAGCTGGAGCAGATGCCGGGCTTCACCGTGGAGCCCCCGAAGAACGCGGCCCACGGCGACTGGGCCGTCAACGTGGCGATGCTGCTGAACAAGCCGGAGGGCAAGCCGCCCCGAGACATCGCGAACGCCATCGTGAAGGGGCTGGTGGACAAGGAGGGCATCGTCGCCAAGGTGGAGGTGGCGGGCCCGGGCTTCCTGAACTTCACGTTGAAGGAGGCCGTCACCCAGCAGGTGGCGCGCGAGGTGCTGCAGGCCGGGGATGCGTTCGGCCGGCGGGCACCGAAGTCGACGGGCAAGCGGGTGATGGTGGAGTTCGTCTCGGCGAACCCGACGGGGCCGGTGCACATCGGCCATGCGCGCGGGGCGTTCATGGGAGACGCGGTGGCGCGGCTGCTGGACGCGGCCGGGCACGACGTGACGCGCGAGTTCTACATCAACGACTACGGCAAGCAGGTGGAGACGCTGGGCCGCACGTTGCAGAAGCGCTACCGCCAGCTGTTCGGGGAGCAGGTGGAGCTGGCCGAGGGCGAGTACCCGGGCGAGTACGTCATCGGCATCGCGAAGGCGTGGAAGGAGGAGGTGGGCGACAAGTACCTGAAGGTGCCGGAGTCCGAGTGGCTGGCGGAGGCCATCGCGGTGGCCATCCGGGAGAACCTGAAGGCCATCCAGGCGAGCCTGGAGAAGGCGAACATCCGGCACGACGTGTTCTTCAGCGAGGCCTCGCTGCACCACGCGGGCAAGGTGAAGGCGATCGCCGAGGAGTACAAGAAGCGCGGGGTGACGTACGAGGCGGCGGAGGCTCGGCGCGACACGGAGAAGGTC contains:
- a CDS encoding arginine--tRNA ligase, whose amino-acid sequence is MRHKVFALIHETLAALKAAGTLKLEQMPGFTVEPPKNAAHGDWAVNVAMLLNKPEGKPPRDIANAIVKGLVDKEGIVAKVEVAGPGFLNFTLKEAVTQQVAREVLQAGDAFGRRAPKSTGKRVMVEFVSANPTGPVHIGHARGAFMGDAVARLLDAAGHDVTREFYINDYGKQVETLGRTLQKRYRQLFGEQVELAEGEYPGEYVIGIAKAWKEEVGDKYLKVPESEWLAEAIAVAIRENLKAIQASLEKANIRHDVFFSEASLHHAGKVKAIAEEYKKRGVTYEAAEARRDTEKVRSEESKAAQYTERQKGGLFLMTSQHGDDEDRVILRHDGTPVYLTADLAYHKEKYDRGFDRMIDVFGADHAGHTPRIKAGMVLLGLDPKRLEFLLVQLVRITRGGEEVKVSKRKGTVFELEDLIDEVGPDVCRFLFLMKTANSRFDFDLDLVQKQSKDNPVFYFQYGHARCASILKKAVEKGTPFVGLEALKPEHLARLTLPEELAMLKKMSQLPDVVASAAERLEPHHVLYFCQELITDFHSYYTKYKTDPIISGDVEKTQGRLALVAALKQTLRSAFALLGITAPEYMEAPPEEE